The proteins below are encoded in one region of Bacillus alveayuensis:
- a CDS encoding glucose dehydrogenase (product_source=COG4993; cath_funfam=1.10.287.70; cog=COG4993; superfamily=111352; transmembrane_helix_parts=Outside_1_3,TMhelix_4_26,Inside_27_32,TMhelix_33_52,Outside_53_76,TMhelix_77_99,Inside_100_105,TMhelix_106_125,Outside_126_139,TMhelix_140_157,Inside_158_160), with protein MKKHWTLPALFFIIVGAYFLFNQFSYPLFQVMYSSNGMLILFGLAFLVHAMIEKDAKSMLPATLLIGIGAHFLWKDAVSFWPDDITSILFIISIGIFLQSKSTKSGLFPGIIIFLLALFLYFFPSNVPFSPNVQKTFPYIQKYWPMILIIIGVILFARRK; from the coding sequence ATGAAGAAACATTGGACTTTACCAGCACTTTTTTTCATTATAGTTGGTGCTTATTTTTTGTTCAACCAATTTTCTTACCCGTTATTTCAAGTAATGTATTCATCGAATGGAATGCTCATATTATTTGGTCTTGCTTTTTTGGTCCATGCAATGATTGAAAAAGATGCTAAAAGTATGTTGCCTGCAACCTTATTAATCGGCATAGGAGCTCATTTTTTATGGAAAGATGCCGTTTCTTTTTGGCCAGATGACATTACTTCCATTTTATTTATTATTTCTATAGGAATATTCCTGCAGTCAAAAAGCACGAAATCTGGTCTTTTCCCAGGGATTATCATTTTTTTATTAGCCCTGTTTCTCTATTTTTTCCCATCCAATGTCCCGTTCTCGCCAAATGTCCAAAAAACGTTTCCTTACATACAAAAGTATTGGCCAATGATTTTGATTATAATAGGTGTTATATTATTCGCTCGTCGAAAGTAA
- a CDS encoding GTP-binding protein (product_source=KO:K03978; cath_funfam=3.40.50.300; cog=COG0218; ko=KO:K03978; pfam=PF01926; superfamily=52540; tigrfam=TIGR03598) → MNIKKAEIVISAVKPQQYPKGNLPEIALAGRSNVGKSSFINKMIHRKNLARTSSKPGKTQTLNFYLINEKFYFVDVPGYGYAKVSKKEREAWGKMIETYLTTRKQLKAVVLLVDVRHPPTKDDIMMYEFLKYYKMPTIVVATKADKIPKGKWSKHVKIIKEALHLHPNDEFILFSAETGYGKEEAWNVLLKAMS, encoded by the coding sequence ATGAACATAAAAAAGGCAGAAATTGTGATTAGTGCAGTGAAACCACAGCAATACCCGAAAGGAAATCTTCCAGAAATTGCATTAGCGGGTCGTTCGAATGTCGGAAAATCATCTTTTATCAATAAAATGATTCATCGTAAAAACTTAGCCCGTACTTCATCAAAACCAGGTAAGACCCAAACTTTAAATTTTTATTTAATTAATGAAAAATTTTATTTTGTCGATGTTCCAGGGTATGGATATGCAAAAGTATCGAAAAAAGAACGTGAAGCGTGGGGGAAAATGATTGAAACTTATTTAACGACACGAAAACAGTTAAAAGCCGTTGTATTATTGGTAGATGTCCGTCATCCCCCGACAAAAGATGATATAATGATGTATGAGTTTTTAAAATATTATAAAATGCCGACAATCGTTGTTGCGACAAAGGCTGACAAGATCCCAAAAGGGAAATGGTCCAAGCATGTAAAAATCATTAAGGAAGCCCTTCATTTACATCCAAACGATGAATTCATTCTGTTTTCTGCCGAAACAGGCTATGGGAAAGAAGAAGCTTGGAATGTTTTATTAAAAGCAATGAGTTAG
- a CDS encoding hydroxymethylbilane synthase (product_source=KO:K01749; cath_funfam=3.30.160.40,3.40.190.10; cog=COG0181; ko=KO:K01749; pfam=PF01379,PF03900; superfamily=53850,54782; tigrfam=TIGR00212) yields MRKIIVGSRRSKLAMTQTNWVISQLKQLGVPYEFEVKEIVTKGDKILDVTLSKVGGKGLFVKEIEQAMLKGDIDIAVHSMKDMPAVLPDGLTIGCIPKREDYRDVFISKGHQTLRELKEGAVIGTSSLRRGAQILAARPDLTIKWIRGNIDTRLQKLQTGDYDGIILAAAGLARMGWSEEVVTEYLDPSICLPAVGQGALAIECRENDEELLTMLSQLNDAQTALAVKAERAFLHQMEGGCQVPVAGLAEVDEMNNICLTALVASPDGKEVYKEKRTGRDPVLLGKEVATILAEQGAKKLIEQVKRELLE; encoded by the coding sequence ATGAGAAAAATCATAGTAGGTTCTAGACGAAGTAAATTAGCGATGACGCAAACAAATTGGGTGATTAGCCAATTAAAGCAATTAGGAGTTCCTTACGAATTTGAAGTGAAAGAAATTGTCACAAAAGGAGATAAAATATTAGATGTAACCCTTTCAAAAGTCGGGGGAAAAGGATTGTTTGTGAAAGAAATAGAACAAGCGATGTTAAAAGGTGACATTGATATCGCTGTACATAGTATGAAAGATATGCCGGCTGTATTGCCAGACGGTTTAACAATCGGGTGTATTCCGAAACGTGAAGATTATCGTGATGTCTTCATTTCAAAAGGACATCAGACTTTGAGAGAGTTAAAGGAAGGTGCTGTAATCGGCACGAGCAGTTTACGTAGAGGAGCACAAATTTTAGCTGCACGGCCTGATTTAACCATAAAGTGGATACGGGGAAACATTGATACTCGTTTGCAAAAATTACAAACAGGAGATTATGATGGCATTATATTAGCAGCTGCTGGTTTAGCCCGAATGGGATGGAGTGAAGAGGTTGTCACAGAATATTTAGATCCATCAATCTGTTTGCCAGCTGTTGGCCAAGGTGCGTTAGCGATTGAGTGTAGAGAAAATGATGAAGAACTTTTAACAATGTTAAGCCAGCTTAATGATGCTCAAACAGCATTAGCAGTGAAGGCTGAAAGAGCCTTCTTACACCAAATGGAAGGCGGATGTCAAGTTCCAGTTGCCGGACTTGCTGAAGTGGATGAAATGAACAATATTTGCTTAACAGCACTTGTTGCATCCCCAGATGGAAAAGAGGTGTATAAAGAAAAAAGAACAGGGCGAGATCCCGTTTTACTAGGGAAAGAAGTAGCAACCATTTTAGCAGAACAAGGTGCGAAAAAGCTAATTGAACAAGTGAAAAGGGAGCTTTTAGAATGA
- a CDS encoding porphobilinogen synthase (product_source=KO:K01698; cath_funfam=3.20.20.70; cog=COG0113; ko=KO:K01698; pfam=PF00490; smart=SM01004; superfamily=51569) has translation MSFEFSRHRRLRNSANMRSLVRETHLRTEDLIFPIFVVEGEQKRNPVESMPGVYQLSLDLLNDEIHEAVQLGIKAVIVFGVPEHKDEIGSEAYNECGIVQRAIQQIKQHFPELVVVADTCLCQYTDHGHCGIVENGEILNDASLELLAKTAVSQARAGADVIAPSNMMDGFVAAIRHGLDDAGFEHIPIMSYAVKYASAFYGPFRDAAHSSPQFGDRKTYQMDPANRLEALREAESDVAEGADFLIVKPALAYLDIIRDVKNHFNIPIVAYNVSGEYSMIKAASQNGWINEKEIVLEMLTGMKRAGVDLIITYFAKDVARYLQEN, from the coding sequence ATGAGTTTTGAATTTTCTCGTCATCGCCGTTTGCGAAATAGTGCAAATATGCGTTCATTAGTTCGAGAAACGCATTTGCGAACAGAAGATCTTATTTTTCCGATTTTTGTTGTAGAAGGAGAACAAAAACGGAATCCAGTTGAATCCATGCCAGGTGTGTACCAGCTCTCACTCGATTTGTTAAATGACGAAATTCACGAAGCCGTCCAGTTAGGAATTAAAGCGGTTATCGTGTTCGGAGTACCAGAGCATAAAGATGAAATTGGTTCAGAAGCATACAATGAATGCGGGATTGTTCAACGTGCTATTCAACAAATAAAGCAACATTTCCCTGAATTGGTTGTTGTTGCTGATACATGTTTGTGCCAATATACAGACCATGGCCATTGCGGAATTGTCGAAAACGGTGAAATTTTAAATGATGCTTCACTTGAGCTGTTAGCGAAAACGGCAGTCAGTCAAGCAAGGGCTGGTGCAGATGTAATTGCTCCATCGAATATGATGGATGGTTTTGTTGCAGCGATTCGACATGGCTTAGATGATGCAGGATTTGAACACATTCCGATCATGTCTTATGCAGTAAAATATGCCAGTGCTTTTTACGGTCCGTTTCGTGATGCAGCCCATAGCTCCCCACAGTTTGGAGATCGAAAAACGTACCAAATGGATCCTGCCAACCGTTTAGAAGCGTTAAGAGAAGCGGAATCTGATGTAGCCGAAGGTGCTGATTTTTTAATTGTTAAACCAGCGCTAGCTTATTTAGATATTATCCGTGATGTAAAAAATCATTTTAACATTCCGATCGTTGCTTACAATGTTAGTGGTGAATATTCGATGATAAAGGCAGCAAGCCAAAATGGCTGGATTAACGAAAAAGAAATTGTTTTAGAAATGTTAACAGGAATGAAACGTGCTGGTGTTGACTTAATCATTACTTATTTTGCCAAGGATGTTGCCCGCTATTTACAGGAAAATTAA
- a CDS encoding uroporphyrinogen-III synthase (product_source=KO:K01719; cath_funfam=3.40.50.10090; cog=COG1587; ko=KO:K01719; pfam=PF02602; smart=SM00456; superfamily=69618) — protein MINPEKPLAGLKILNTRARHQAKTFSKKIKEKGGIPYEIPLINIRRSEPKFSLREILKDISKNDWIIFTSSNGITYFFDHLKQERIDECVLSQVQIAVVGDKTKKTAEKFNLQVKVCPKSFSAEALAKDLAQIVNKENKIIVVRGNLARPLLREKLSQHGFSIIDFIAYETEHNVYNKEELYHLIKNKQLDIITFTSSSTVVSFMNFIQHYKLQDELYPIVFVCIGPVTERTLASYGTYSILVPEKYTIDGMVELMCLYVTRKREE, from the coding sequence ATGATAAATCCTGAAAAGCCGTTAGCTGGATTAAAAATTTTAAATACGAGAGCAAGGCATCAAGCTAAAACTTTTTCCAAAAAAATAAAAGAAAAAGGCGGAATTCCTTATGAGATCCCGCTAATTAATATTCGCCGAAGTGAGCCTAAATTTTCGCTAAGGGAGATATTAAAAGACATTTCGAAAAATGACTGGATTATATTTACAAGCAGCAATGGAATTACTTATTTTTTTGACCATTTAAAACAAGAACGAATTGATGAATGTGTGCTATCACAGGTTCAAATTGCTGTTGTTGGCGATAAAACAAAAAAAACTGCAGAAAAATTTAATCTTCAAGTAAAAGTTTGTCCTAAAAGCTTTTCAGCAGAAGCACTAGCAAAGGATTTAGCCCAAATAGTGAACAAAGAGAATAAAATAATCGTCGTAAGAGGAAATCTTGCTCGCCCCTTGTTAAGAGAAAAGCTTTCGCAGCATGGATTTTCCATCATTGATTTTATAGCATATGAAACTGAGCATAATGTTTATAACAAAGAGGAGCTTTATCATTTAATAAAAAATAAACAGCTTGATATCATTACGTTTACGAGTTCATCGACTGTTGTAAGCTTTATGAATTTTATTCAACATTACAAGCTGCAAGATGAATTATATCCGATTGTTTTTGTCTGTATCGGTCCTGTGACGGAGCGCACGCTTGCTTCATATGGAACATATTCCATTCTCGTACCGGAAAAATACACGATTGATGGTATGGTGGAATTAATGTGTTTGTATGTGACTAGAAAAAGGGAGGAGTAA
- a CDS encoding HemX protein (product_source=KO:K02497; cath_funfam=1.10.287.70; cog=COG0755; ko=KO:K02497; pfam=PF01578; superfamily=48097; transmembrane_helix_parts=Outside_1_4,TMhelix_5_27,Inside_28_39,TMhelix_40_62,Outside_63_66,TMhelix_67_89,Inside_90_95,TMhelix_96_115,Outside_116_134,TMhelix_135_157,Inside_158_187,TMhelix_188_210,Outside_211_214,TMhelix_215_237,Inside_238_248,TMhelix_249_271,Outside_272_278): MLDNISLMRLNEFMIILYALSVLLYFIDFLHNNRKANRTAFWLLSIVWILQTIFLFYQMFINGRFPVLNIFEGLYFYTWVLITLSLALNRFVRVDFIVFFTNVIGFMMMAIHIFAPSNAVSAEVSSQLISELLLIHITMAILGYGAFSLSFAFSLLYVIQYNLLKKKKWGKRLIRIQDLAKLDHMSYVLNVIGVPILLLGIILGVIWAYIKLPDFHWYDTKVLGSFMVIAIYSFYLYSRIVKEWQGRTVALLNIASFFVLLINFFLFGSLSRFHFWYS; encoded by the coding sequence ATGCTAGATAACATTAGTTTGATGCGTTTAAATGAATTTATGATTATTTTATATGCATTAAGTGTGCTGCTATATTTTATAGATTTCTTGCATAATAACCGGAAGGCAAATCGCACTGCCTTCTGGTTACTTTCTATTGTTTGGATTTTACAAACAATTTTTTTATTTTACCAGATGTTTATTAACGGAAGGTTTCCAGTTTTGAATATTTTTGAGGGGCTTTATTTTTACACATGGGTTTTAATTACTTTATCACTTGCGTTAAATCGTTTTGTACGCGTTGACTTTATCGTCTTTTTTACTAATGTGATCGGCTTTATGATGATGGCTATTCATATTTTTGCTCCATCTAATGCGGTGTCGGCTGAAGTATCAAGTCAATTAATTTCTGAATTGCTGCTAATCCATATTACAATGGCGATTTTAGGTTATGGAGCATTTTCGCTATCATTTGCTTTTTCCCTCTTATATGTCATTCAATATAATTTACTCAAAAAGAAAAAGTGGGGGAAGCGCCTCATTCGTATTCAAGACTTAGCTAAACTAGATCATATGTCATATGTATTAAACGTTATCGGAGTACCTATCCTGTTATTAGGGATCATTCTAGGGGTTATTTGGGCGTATATTAAACTCCCAGACTTTCATTGGTATGATACGAAAGTGCTCGGATCGTTTATGGTCATTGCCATTTATAGTTTTTATTTATATAGCCGAATTGTAAAAGAATGGCAAGGTCGAACAGTTGCTTTATTAAATATTGCTTCCTTTTTCGTTTTATTAATCAATTTCTTTTTATTTGGAAGCTTATCTCGTTTTCATTTTTGGTACTCTTAA
- a CDS encoding polar amino acid transport system substrate-binding protein (product_source=KO:K02030; cath_funfam=3.40.190.10; cleavage_site_network=SignalP-noTM; cog=COG0834; ko=KO:K02030; pfam=PF00497; smart=SM00062; superfamily=53850) yields MKKGFILFIAIFLTSGLLAACGTEKTTSESKEGMKLVEEGKFTFAASGEYKPFSVTDGNGFMSGFDIDVANAVAKELGLEPVQKKFKFAGIVEGVKTGRFDAAVASHTITEERKEHVDFSTPYYYSGPQIFVRPDSDIETLQDLKEKEVAVSKGSTYANTASEVTNNVIQYDSDVTALEALSNGKHDAVITDFITGKEAIGNGLKIDGRELLGSSEQAIAVAKDNPELLQKINEALEKLREDGTLTEISKKYFGEDITKKPE; encoded by the coding sequence GTGAAAAAAGGGTTCATTTTGTTCATAGCTATATTTCTGACATCAGGACTTTTAGCAGCATGTGGTACAGAAAAGACAACGAGTGAATCGAAAGAAGGGATGAAACTAGTAGAGGAAGGAAAGTTTACATTTGCAGCATCAGGAGAATATAAACCTTTTAGTGTGACGGACGGAAATGGATTTATGTCCGGTTTTGATATCGATGTTGCCAATGCTGTTGCAAAAGAACTTGGGCTTGAACCGGTTCAGAAAAAGTTTAAATTTGCCGGAATCGTTGAAGGAGTTAAAACGGGCCGCTTTGATGCAGCAGTTGCAAGTCATACGATTACGGAGGAGAGAAAGGAACATGTTGACTTTTCAACACCTTATTATTATTCTGGGCCACAAATTTTTGTCAGACCAGATAGTGATATCGAAACTCTTCAAGATCTAAAAGAGAAGGAAGTTGCTGTTTCAAAAGGATCAACTTATGCTAACACGGCGAGTGAGGTAACCAACAATGTAATTCAGTATGATAGTGATGTTACAGCTCTTGAAGCGTTGAGCAATGGAAAACATGATGCAGTGATTACAGACTTTATTACAGGTAAAGAGGCAATAGGTAATGGATTAAAAATAGATGGTAGAGAATTACTTGGCAGCAGTGAACAAGCAATAGCCGTTGCGAAAGACAATCCAGAGCTATTGCAAAAAATAAATGAGGCTTTGGAAAAATTGCGGGAAGATGGCACATTAACAGAAATTAGTAAAAAGTATTTTGGTGAAGATATTACAAAAAAACCAGAATGA
- a CDS encoding polar amino acid transport system permease protein (product_source=KO:K02029; cath_funfam=1.10.3720.10; cog=COG0765; ko=KO:K02029; pfam=PF00528; superfamily=161098; tigrfam=TIGR01726; transmembrane_helix_parts=Outside_1_23,TMhelix_24_46,Inside_47_58,TMhelix_59_81,Outside_82_85,TMhelix_86_108,Inside_109_188,TMhelix_189_211,Outside_212_220): MPSITHVFAKFIESFDVFFKGMIMTLQVTVVSVFIAIFIGLLFSFLKISQIRFLEWIANFYIYVVRGTPLIVQIFIFYFGLTSLNISQFWSVALGLAFHNGAYIAEIFRGAIQSIDRGQMEAGRSLGMSTSLTMRRIILPQAFKRAMPPLGNQFIIALKDSSLAAFIGLYELFNVATTEGANSFDNMTYLLIVAVYYLFLVLLLTLLVNFVENKLSVSEQ, from the coding sequence TTGCCGAGTATTACACATGTATTCGCCAAATTTATCGAGTCATTTGATGTATTTTTTAAAGGAATGATCATGACATTACAAGTGACAGTTGTCTCTGTTTTTATCGCTATTTTTATCGGATTATTGTTTTCTTTTTTGAAAATATCCCAAATTCGTTTCCTCGAATGGATAGCGAATTTTTATATATATGTTGTTCGCGGTACACCTCTTATTGTGCAAATTTTCATTTTTTATTTTGGTTTAACTTCTCTAAATATTTCCCAATTTTGGTCGGTTGCTTTAGGGCTTGCTTTTCATAACGGTGCTTATATTGCAGAAATTTTTCGGGGGGCGATTCAGTCCATTGACCGCGGACAAATGGAAGCAGGAAGATCATTAGGAATGAGCACTTCCTTAACGATGAGACGTATTATTTTACCTCAAGCCTTTAAAAGGGCTATGCCTCCTCTTGGGAACCAATTTATTATTGCTTTAAAGGATTCTTCTCTCGCCGCCTTTATCGGCCTTTATGAATTGTTTAATGTTGCTACAACGGAAGGAGCAAATTCCTTTGATAATATGACATATCTCCTCATTGTTGCGGTTTATTATTTATTTTTAGTATTATTATTAACTTTACTCGTGAACTTCGTCGAGAATAAGCTTTCTGTCAGTGAACAATAA
- a CDS encoding polar amino acid transport system ATP-binding protein (product_source=KO:K02028; cath_funfam=3.40.50.300; cog=COG1126; ko=KO:K02028; pfam=PF00005; smart=SM00382; superfamily=52540): protein MSNRVMIEVQQLNKSFGSLHVLKDVDLTVHESDVVCLIGASGSGKSTLLRCLNFLEMKDSGKILINGEEIDERSHNLNQVRQKVGMVFQHFHLFPHKTVLENVIEAPIYVKKVPKEKAIKKGRALLKKVGLSDKEEVYPAKLSGGQKQRVAIARSLAMKPEVMLFDEPTSALDPELVGEVLSTMKELAKEGMTMILVTHEMGFAREVADKIVYMHEGKIVEIGTPEEIFEQPKQQRTKDFLNSVL from the coding sequence TTGTCAAACAGGGTAATGATTGAAGTACAACAATTAAATAAATCTTTTGGATCTTTACATGTTTTAAAAGATGTTGATTTAACAGTTCATGAAAGTGATGTCGTTTGTTTAATCGGGGCGAGCGGTTCAGGGAAAAGCACTTTGTTGCGATGTTTAAATTTTCTCGAAATGAAAGATAGCGGCAAGATTTTGATCAATGGAGAAGAGATTGATGAACGATCACATAATCTCAATCAAGTAAGACAAAAAGTCGGGATGGTATTCCAACATTTTCATTTATTTCCCCACAAAACGGTGCTTGAAAATGTGATTGAAGCTCCTATCTATGTAAAAAAAGTGCCAAAAGAAAAAGCGATAAAAAAAGGGAGAGCGCTATTAAAAAAGGTTGGACTTTCAGATAAAGAGGAAGTTTATCCTGCTAAACTATCTGGCGGACAAAAGCAGCGCGTTGCCATTGCTAGATCTTTGGCGATGAAGCCGGAAGTCATGTTATTTGATGAGCCAACTTCTGCGCTCGATCCTGAGCTTGTCGGTGAGGTTTTATCCACGATGAAGGAGCTTGCGAAAGAAGGAATGACAATGATCCTCGTGACACACGAAATGGGATTTGCTAGAGAAGTAGCAGACAAAATCGTGTATATGCATGAAGGAAAAATCGTAGAGATCGGAACACCTGAAGAAATTTTTGAACAACCGAAACAACAAAGAACGAAAGACTTTTTAAACTCTGTCTTATAA
- a CDS encoding glutamyl-tRNA reductase (product_source=KO:K02492; cath_funfam=1.10.1200.70,3.40.50.720; cog=COG0373; ko=KO:K02492; pfam=PF00745,PF01488,PF05201; superfamily=51735,69075,69742; tigrfam=TIGR01035): MHILAIGLNYKTAPVEIREKLSFDGNDLADAMKQLKKQKSVLENVIVSTCNRTEIYAVVDQLHTGRYYLKAFLSNWFDMEIDDFSSYIKYYENDNAVRHLFTVTCGLDSMVLGETQILGQVKTSYLLAQENGTIGTIFNQLFKQAVTVAKRAHSETDIGSNAVSVSYAAVELAKKIFGHLSNKNVLILGAGKMGELAVENLHGSGVQQITVVNRTLEKAQELAQRFSGKAKSFSELQCALLEADIMISSTGAKDYILTKDVIEPIEKMRKGRPLFMVDIAVPRDLDPKIDELDNVFLYDIDDLEGIVEANLEERKKAAMEIELMIEEEISEFTKWLNTLGVVPVISALRQKALSIQAETMKSIERKMPNLTEREKKLLNKHTKSIINQLLRDPILKVKELAAEPNAEQSLQLFKEIFNIEEAVDSQVQKADQSVKENMKAYKDVSLQM; encoded by the coding sequence ATGCACATTCTAGCGATCGGATTAAACTATAAGACTGCCCCTGTTGAAATTCGCGAAAAGCTAAGCTTTGATGGCAATGATTTAGCTGATGCGATGAAGCAGTTGAAGAAGCAAAAAAGTGTATTAGAAAACGTAATCGTTTCCACATGTAATAGAACGGAAATTTATGCAGTCGTCGATCAACTTCATACAGGCCGTTATTATTTAAAAGCCTTCTTATCGAACTGGTTCGACATGGAGATCGATGACTTTTCTTCATATATTAAATATTATGAAAATGACAACGCTGTCCGTCATTTGTTTACAGTCACGTGCGGTCTTGACTCAATGGTTTTAGGGGAAACACAAATATTAGGACAAGTAAAAACAAGCTACTTACTTGCTCAAGAAAATGGTACGATCGGAACGATCTTTAACCAATTGTTTAAACAAGCTGTCACCGTTGCTAAACGTGCTCATTCGGAAACGGATATTGGCTCAAATGCTGTATCTGTAAGTTATGCAGCAGTCGAGCTTGCTAAAAAAATCTTTGGTCATTTATCCAATAAAAACGTGCTCATTTTAGGAGCAGGAAAAATGGGAGAGCTAGCGGTTGAGAACCTTCACGGCAGCGGTGTTCAGCAAATTACAGTAGTAAACCGTACATTAGAAAAAGCTCAAGAATTGGCGCAGCGTTTTTCTGGAAAAGCGAAATCATTTTCTGAGCTTCAATGTGCACTGCTTGAAGCTGATATTATGATTAGTTCGACTGGCGCTAAAGATTATATTTTAACAAAAGATGTGATAGAACCCATTGAAAAAATGAGAAAAGGTCGACCTTTATTTATGGTCGACATTGCCGTACCGCGTGATTTAGATCCTAAAATTGATGAATTAGATAATGTATTTTTATACGATATCGATGATTTAGAAGGAATTGTTGAAGCAAATTTAGAAGAACGAAAAAAAGCGGCAATGGAAATTGAATTAATGATTGAGGAAGAAATTTCCGAGTTTACTAAATGGTTAAACACATTAGGGGTCGTTCCGGTTATTTCTGCGCTAAGACAGAAGGCTCTTTCCATTCAAGCTGAAACGATGAAAAGCATTGAACGAAAAATGCCAAACTTAACGGAACGAGAAAAGAAACTGTTAAATAAGCATACGAAAAGCATCATAAATCAACTGCTGCGCGATCCAATTTTAAAAGTAAAAGAATTAGCAGCAGAGCCAAATGCCGAGCAATCATTGCAATTATTTAAAGAAATTTTTAATATCGAAGAAGCTGTGGACAGTCAGGTTCAAAAAGCAGATCAATCAGTAAAAGAAAATATGAAGGCGTACAAAGATGTTTCACTTCAAATGTAA